A single region of the Phycisphaerae bacterium genome encodes:
- the aspS gene encoding aspartate--tRNA ligase has product MSLPYNKRTNDCGSLRAEDIGKAVILSGWVDNFRDLGGMVFIDLRDRGGITQLRFDPNTDPVAHGVARTLRSEYVICIRGEVVSRGDKINPKLPTGEIEIVVHEIDLLSKSETPPFEISDETETNEDLRLKHRVLDIRRPRMKNALMLRHQITRTIREYFDRHGFLDIETPILTKSTPEGARDYLVPSRIHHGCFFALPQSPQIFKQLLMIGGLDRYMQVARCFRDEDLRADRQPEFTQIDIEMAFVQAEDVMHHVEHCIAEVAKVARGLDVPLPMPRISYAEAMLKYGKDAPDMRYEMVIKDITEIAGRVDFGVFKDAIAKGGVVRCIVVDGGGDMTRKEIDGLVEEIKGIGAGGLPLVKLAEEGGKIVFQTGISKFFTEPSIVAAVCEQIGAKAGDLVFFSADHADNVCKYLGWLRATVAERRGLIPKDKWAFCWVVDFPAFGFDAETKSVFPMHHPFTSPKDEDLHLLRLGTGEIPPKEDLLQIRAKAYDVVLNGIELGGGSIRIHRNDVQSKIFQLLGLTPEDAKKKFAFLLDALRFGAPPHGGLALGLDRIVMLFGGYASIRDVIAFPKNARATCPLSDAPGEVAAEQLRELGISIVGN; this is encoded by the coding sequence GTGTCCCTCCCGTACAACAAACGCACAAACGACTGCGGCTCGCTCAGAGCCGAAGACATCGGCAAGGCGGTCATACTCTCCGGCTGGGTTGACAATTTCCGCGACCTCGGCGGGATGGTGTTCATTGATCTTCGGGACCGTGGCGGCATCACCCAGTTGCGGTTCGATCCTAATACCGACCCGGTCGCGCACGGCGTGGCCAGAACGCTGCGCAGCGAGTACGTCATCTGCATCCGCGGTGAAGTGGTGAGCCGTGGCGACAAGATCAATCCGAAACTGCCGACCGGGGAGATCGAGATCGTCGTTCACGAGATCGATCTTCTTTCAAAGAGCGAAACGCCTCCGTTTGAAATCTCCGACGAAACCGAAACAAACGAGGATCTGCGGCTGAAGCACCGGGTGCTGGATATTCGCCGTCCGCGGATGAAAAACGCGCTGATGCTTCGCCATCAGATCACGCGGACGATTCGCGAGTATTTTGACCGACATGGATTTCTCGACATTGAGACGCCCATTCTGACGAAGTCGACGCCGGAAGGCGCCCGCGACTATCTCGTGCCGTCCCGCATTCACCACGGCTGCTTCTTCGCGTTGCCTCAATCACCACAGATATTCAAACAATTGCTGATGATCGGCGGACTTGACCGGTACATGCAGGTGGCTCGATGTTTTCGCGATGAAGACCTGCGTGCGGACCGACAGCCAGAGTTCACCCAGATCGACATTGAGATGGCATTTGTTCAGGCCGAAGACGTCATGCACCATGTGGAGCACTGCATCGCCGAAGTGGCCAAAGTCGCGCGAGGGCTCGATGTGCCGCTGCCGATGCCTCGCATCAGCTACGCCGAGGCGATGCTTAAATATGGCAAGGACGCGCCCGACATGCGGTATGAAATGGTCATCAAGGACATCACCGAGATTGCCGGACGCGTGGATTTCGGCGTCTTCAAGGATGCGATCGCCAAGGGTGGCGTCGTTCGGTGCATCGTCGTCGATGGCGGCGGCGACATGACCCGCAAGGAGATTGACGGTCTTGTCGAGGAGATCAAGGGAATCGGCGCAGGCGGGCTGCCGCTGGTCAAGCTGGCGGAGGAAGGCGGCAAGATCGTCTTCCAGACGGGCATCTCGAAGTTCTTTACTGAGCCGTCGATTGTGGCGGCGGTTTGTGAGCAAATTGGCGCGAAGGCCGGCGACCTGGTGTTCTTTTCAGCGGATCATGCCGACAACGTGTGCAAGTATCTGGGATGGCTTCGAGCCACCGTGGCAGAGCGTCGCGGCCTGATTCCAAAAGACAAATGGGCATTCTGCTGGGTGGTCGACTTCCCCGCCTTCGGTTTTGACGCCGAAACGAAATCGGTTTTCCCGATGCATCACCCGTTTACAAGTCCGAAGGACGAAGACCTTCATCTGCTTCGGCTCGGCACGGGCGAGATCCCGCCGAAGGAGGATCTGCTTCAGATTCGCGCCAAGGCGTATGACGTCGTGCTGAATGGAATTGAACTTGGCGGCGGGTCAATCAGAATTCACCGAAATGATGTGCAGTCGAAGATTTTTCAATTGCTCGGGCTGACGCCAGAGGATGCCAAGAAGAAGTTTGCGTTCCTGCTGGACGCGCTTCGATTCGGCGCGCCGCCCCACGGCGGCCTGGCGCTGGGGCTGGACCGTATCGTCATGCTCTTCGGCGGCTACGCTTCGATTCGCGATGTGATCGCGTTTCCGAAGAACGCCCGGGCGACCTGCCCCCTGTCGGATGCGCCCGGTGAAGTGGCGGCGGAACAACTCCGCGAACTCGGTATCTCAATTGTCGGAAATTAG